A single window of Pseudomonadota bacterium DNA harbors:
- the tilS gene encoding tRNA lysidine(34) synthetase TilS, with protein sequence MNTPIAEQPPNPTRAAAFAARCHARLAALLAGNAVERLLVAYSGGLDSTVLLHLLCAWRQGRALELLAHHVDHGLQDGSAAWASHCARVAAQWGVAYSHERLASTPPAGASVEDWARQRRYASLVARCGERTALLTAHHQDDQVETVMLHALRASGPHGLAGIRAQGRRGDTRVWRPLLGESRAELLNHARVHGLEWLEDPSNEAPCFARNRLRHAVMPVLTREFPHAAAALAEVARLQGEVAEVLESVADQLLGTSATLPLAVLRSGAEALRPYLVKRWLQRLGAPPPGRAQLRHMLNDMLSARGDGMPCTAWCGVAVRRYDDRYFLTADVLPDPTQEEQRWLHPFPDLALAHGELSAASCVGAGASVALLAAAPLTLRYRAGGERLRPHARGARRELKHLFQEWRVPPWQRARWPLLYVGEYLAVVPGHAVAAEFRAGPDEPGVAFRWRPL encoded by the coding sequence GTGAATACACCGATCGCTGAGCAGCCGCCGAATCCCACGCGCGCGGCGGCGTTCGCCGCGCGTTGTCATGCGCGCCTCGCCGCGCTGCTGGCGGGCAATGCTGTCGAGCGCCTGCTGGTGGCCTACAGTGGCGGCCTCGATTCCACGGTGCTGCTGCACCTGCTGTGCGCTTGGCGCCAAGGTCGCGCGCTGGAACTGCTCGCCCACCATGTCGACCATGGCTTGCAGGACGGCAGCGCCGCGTGGGCAAGCCATTGCGCGCGCGTGGCGGCGCAGTGGGGCGTGGCCTATTCCCACGAGCGACTGGCGTCGACGCCGCCGGCCGGTGCGAGCGTCGAGGACTGGGCACGGCAGCGGCGTTACGCGAGCCTCGTGGCGCGTTGCGGTGAGCGCACCGCGCTGCTCACCGCCCATCACCAGGATGACCAGGTCGAGACCGTCATGCTGCACGCCCTGCGCGCATCCGGTCCCCACGGACTGGCCGGCATACGCGCGCAAGGGCGGCGGGGCGACACGCGGGTGTGGCGGCCCTTGCTCGGCGAGTCGCGCGCCGAATTACTCAATCACGCGCGCGTGCATGGTCTCGAATGGCTGGAAGATCCCAGCAACGAGGCGCCATGTTTCGCGCGCAATCGCCTGCGCCACGCGGTGATGCCGGTGCTGACGCGGGAATTTCCGCACGCGGCCGCGGCACTGGCCGAAGTGGCGCGCTTGCAGGGCGAAGTGGCGGAGGTGCTGGAGAGCGTCGCGGATCAATTGCTCGGCACGTCGGCAACGCTGCCGCTCGCCGTGTTGCGCTCCGGCGCCGAAGCCTTGCGTCCTTACCTCGTCAAGCGCTGGTTGCAGCGCCTCGGCGCGCCGCCGCCGGGGCGCGCGCAATTGCGGCACATGCTCAATGACATGCTGAGCGCGCGTGGCGACGGCATGCCGTGCACCGCGTGGTGCGGCGTCGCGGTGCGCCGCTACGACGATCGCTACTTTCTGACGGCGGACGTGCTGCCTGACCCCACGCAGGAAGAACAACGCTGGCTTCATCCCTTCCCGGACCTGGCGCTTGCCCACGGCGAACTCAGCGCCGCATCGTGCGTGGGCGCGGGCGCATCCGTCGCCCTGCTCGCTGCCGCGCCGCTGACGCTACGTTACCGCGCGGGCGGCGAACGCCTGCGCCCGCATGCGCGCGGCGCGCGGCGCGAACTCAAGCACCTGTTCCAGGAATGGCGCGTGCCGCCCTGGCAACGCGCACGCTGGCCCTTGCTCTACGTCGGTGAATACCTGGCGGTGGTGCCGGGCCACGCGGTGGCCGCGGAGTTTCGCGCCGGCCCTGACGAGCCGGGCGTGGCATTCCGGTGGCGGCCCCTGTAG
- a CDS encoding acetyl-CoA carboxylase carboxyltransferase subunit alpha — MTERPADGGQVNFNFLDFEQPIAELEAKIEELRRVGDDSAINISEEIDRLRKRSEELTRQIFSSLNAWQISKLARHPKRPYTLDYVARMFEDVQELHGDRAFADDPAIVSGIARLNGRGVAFIGHQKGRNTKDNLLRNFGMPRPEGYRKALRIMDMAERFRLPIVTFIDTPGAYPGIDAEERGQSEAIARNLMVMSGLRTPIVVAVIGEGGSGGALAIGVGDRILMMQYATYAVISPEGCASILWKSAERAADAAEAMGITSASLQKLGLINTVIEEPLGGAHRDPDLAAARLKSAVLTALEEPSLLRPEELVTRRRARFAAMGEYTDR, encoded by the coding sequence ATGACTGAACGTCCCGCCGACGGCGGCCAGGTCAATTTCAATTTCCTCGACTTTGAACAGCCGATCGCGGAGCTCGAGGCCAAGATCGAGGAGCTCAGGCGCGTCGGCGACGACTCGGCGATCAATATCTCCGAGGAGATAGACCGACTGCGCAAGCGCTCGGAGGAACTGACCCGCCAGATCTTCTCGTCGCTCAATGCCTGGCAGATCTCCAAGCTCGCGCGCCATCCCAAGCGGCCCTACACGCTCGATTACGTGGCACGCATGTTCGAGGACGTGCAGGAACTGCATGGCGATCGCGCGTTCGCCGACGACCCGGCCATCGTCAGCGGCATCGCGCGCCTGAACGGTCGCGGCGTGGCCTTCATCGGTCACCAGAAGGGCCGCAACACCAAGGACAACCTGTTGCGCAACTTCGGCATGCCGCGCCCGGAAGGCTATCGCAAGGCCTTGCGCATCATGGACATGGCCGAGCGCTTCCGGCTGCCCATCGTCACCTTCATCGACACGCCGGGCGCCTATCCGGGCATCGATGCCGAGGAGCGCGGCCAGAGCGAAGCGATCGCGCGCAACCTCATGGTGATGTCGGGACTGCGTACGCCGATCGTGGTGGCGGTGATCGGCGAAGGCGGTTCGGGCGGCGCCCTCGCCATCGGCGTCGGCGATCGCATCCTCATGATGCAATACGCGACCTACGCGGTGATCTCGCCCGAGGGTTGCGCGTCCATCCTGTGGAAGAGCGCCGAACGCGCGGCTGATGCCGCCGAGGCCATGGGCATCACTTCCGCCAGCCTGCAAAAGCTCGGCCTCATCAACACCGTCATCGAAGAGCCACTGGGCGGCGCGCATCGCGACCCGGATCTCGCGGCGGCGCGTCTGAAGAGCGCCGTCCTGACGGCGCTCGAAGAGCCTTCGCTGCTGCGTCCCGAGGAACTGGTCACGCGCCGACGTGCGCGGTTCGCGGCGATGGGTGAATACACCGATCGCTGA